The genomic segment CCTGATGACGGTCTATTTTTTTCAGGGCATCGCCATTACCGCCTTCTTCTTTCAGAAAAAGCGCTTTCCGTTGATCTTGCGGGTTTTTTTGTACAGCCTGATCGTCGTGCAACAGTTCCTGCTGCTTCTGGTGATCGGAATGGGTTTTTTCGACACGTGGCTCAATTTTAGAAAACTAGATGCCAGCAATAGTGGGTAATTGCTGTTTAACAGCGGAGGATGTCATGAAAGTCATGAAAGTAATTCTGACCGAAACCATCGAATCTTTGGGGATCATCGGCACACCGGTCAAGGTGGCCAACGGCTATGCCCGCAACTACCTGCTGCCGCAGAAAAAAGCGGTGGCGGACACCCCCCAGAACCGCCGCATCATGGAGCAGGCCAAGGCCAAGTTCGAACTCCAGATCGCCAAGGAGCGCGAGTTCGCCCAGGAAATGGCCCAGCGTCTGGAAGGCGTCGAGTGCCAGATCTCGGCCAAAGTGCATGAGGAAGACCGCCTCTACGGCTCCATCACCGCCCGCGATATCCTGGATGCGCTGGCCGCCAAGGGCATCGAACTGGAAAAGCGGATGCTG from the Desulfobacteraceae bacterium genome contains:
- the rplI gene encoding 50S ribosomal protein L9, with protein sequence MKVILTETIESLGIIGTPVKVANGYARNYLLPQKKAVADTPQNRRIMEQAKAKFELQIAKEREFAQEMAQRLEGVECQISAKVHEEDRLYGSITARDILDALAAKGIELEKRMLLLKEPIKTTGTFKIPVRLYQKIEPEIIVNIVAE